A window of Cydia pomonella isolate Wapato2018A chromosome 22, ilCydPomo1, whole genome shotgun sequence contains these coding sequences:
- the LOC133529953 gene encoding NADH dehydrogenase [ubiquinone] 1 beta subcomplex subunit 3 encodes MGGHGHAPYVVPDHKCFQVKGIPQLEELEKALAQKGLKDPWIRNEAWRYNPGFGTKWGRARKVFFRGFSIGLGLALITASAEKMLGGGHGDHGHEEKGGHH; translated from the exons ATGGGCGGACATGGTCACGCACCTTACGTGGTCCCTGACCACAAGTGTTTCCAGGTGAAGGGGATCCCGCAGCTCGAGGAGCTGGAGAAGGCTTTGGCTCAGAAGGGACTAAAGGACCCTTGGATCAG AAACGAGGCCTGGCGATATAACCCTGGTTTTGGCACCAAATGGGGTCGCGCGAGAAAAGTGTTCTTCCGTGGCTTCTCCATCGGCCTGGGCCTGGCGCTGATCACTGCCAGTGCGGAAAAGATGCTCGGAGGCGGTCACGGAGACCATGGCCATGAGGAAAAGGGTGGAcatcattaa